CCCGATCGACGACGATGTTCCCACCCTCGACGTTATCGCCGCTGGAAATATATATCTGCCAAGGCGAGAAGATATCACCCGGAGTCAGGTAACATCAGAGCAAACACATTTACCTAATTAGTTGGCCATCTAACCACTTGGACATCCCCAAATCTGTCCAGAGCAAGCCGAAAGGAAGCCCAGGCAATCAACTTGggtaataaatcaattaatgaCACTCCGTCTCGTGCAAACATCAAAGAACATTATGGCTCTCCTGGCATGTTCGCCTTGTCTTCTGATAAAGTCGCcggcgacagcgacagcggcagTTTGGAGCAGATCGCTCCAGCGAATGGAGTTGTCACTTGTCACAGGTACAGCTGGGGGCAAAAAGATGTAGCCGGCTTTCAAATTGGGAAGCACTACTTAACATAACCACTTACACTTTAAGAGTAAGTACTGTAATGTTACATAGTATTGGGTCTAAAAGTAAGTTGTGCATTCCTTTCTGTTTTAGATATTAACGTAATGAGCAGTTGTCCAATCAGCTAACAACATTCCCGCACTATAGCAGTGACCTGAGCTGTGAGTTGGCTTGAATGGATGCGCACGACCGGGTCGCAGGTAAAGGGAGCGGGCGAGGGCGAGCACCCTCACCTGCGAGCGCACTACCTGTGCTGATAAGGCCAGCCACGACGGAATCTATTGAGACAAATTGTGGGGCGACACCTCCATATTCATTtccactggcactggcactggcattTCCATTCCGTTCTCTTCAGCCCTTCGGCTACGTTGACAGCAGCGTTTAATGGCCAATACAAAGACAGCACGCACGCTCGGGTGTGAGTGCTATCTCGAAAATATCACCCACTTTCTGCTCCAGTtcaatatttcatatttatttgctttccgtttctgtttttcggcTCTCCCTCCGCTCTCCCGAGCTCCTGGCACTCGCACCTGTACAGGTGAGATATGGACAGCCGATCGACGACACGGGGTGTACTTCGTGGGCCTCGATTCTTCGTCGGGAGCTGGTGTTTTAAACTTCACCGTCAAATCCGACGTTTCAGTTACGTTCCGAGTCGCGACAAGTGCATGTAGTGCCGCCCCGATCCCAGCGATCGCTAAGATATGGGCCACTCAGTGTGGAAGGTGCCTACGTGTAGCTACTCCGCCATGGAGCCATCCGAATCCCGGGCAGCGAATTACTTGGGCCAAGGGAATGCAAACTGTGATGCCTAGTAGTTTGTTCGTTTGGCTTAAGTTATTTTCATGTCCGACTAAAGCGCCACGTGGTGGAGATCGTTTCTaatcggatcggattggataTACCAGGTGGACATGGACAAGGAAGTGCTCTTTTGCTCGAGTGAACTAGTGAGTTGGCCACGCTTGGTCATCCTAACTGGCTACGTCATCAGGTGAGGATCGGGGTGAGTGGGAGTGTGAGCACCTGAGCAGCGCCTCCACGAAGCCCCATCGATCTGGAATGATTAGCCTGGCGCTGATACCAAAGAGCGACGTGATTCGCTCCGCTCCCAAAAAGTAGACGCCGGCTGATTAATTCCGCCGCCATATTCGGCTTCCGTTTGGGTTTCGgagtccgaatccgaatccgtatccgaatGGAGCACTGCTCTTCGGATGGGGGTTCGGGTTCGGGCTGGGAATCGACTCCACTTGGTGCGCTGGCACGGTCTCTCGGGCCGTAAACCCATTATCACTATATTGGTTGTACGATTTGCGGATCCGTCGCCAGTTGCCCGACTGTAAAATCTGATTTCTGTAGACGTGTCGTCGCTTCGCCACAACCGATTCGATACGGCTGGGGAAACTGACTTGGGAACGAGATAAGAACTCTGTTTTCtcacagagagaaaaacagACATATGCTGGTCATTTCGAGGATTTATCACACCACCCAGGACTGAATTGAATGTCTAAATAATCAAAGAGATTGAATTGAACTGGGGGGATATGATTAAAGATCATCGTGCAAGAGCATATCCTTTTGATATTATCAACATTTGAAATTAAGCGATTTGAAATTAAGGTATCTATGTTACCCTGGATGTACTACATAggtttttcccagtgcagtGGGGTAGCAAAGGGTTTCTGGGTAGGACAAACGTGGCACTCTGCGAGTATAAGGCGAAAAGGTAGCCGAAACCCAACTGATAATTGTGCAACGTACACAAACCTTGCTCGCATTGCTCCACTTGCTCACGGGTTATCAGTTGGAGTGACAAGCGGAAATTAAAGTTGAAATCGACACGATTATTTCATTAGTTCTGTTTGCGAAGGGCCGAACAAGTGGGCGTGTGCCGGGgggtggaagtgggtggtATCCGAAAGGTCGGGCAGGAGTTGGCAAGGTCACCCGGATGTTTATATTCGGCAGTCTAGTTGCCGATTGACGGATTGATTGTCAGTGGCCATAACTAACCAATTAGCGATTGCCATTCGTAGCAGGCAAAGCCAGGCACATCCTTGGGTGGTTGGATCCGACGGGCGGTGGGTCACCAGGTGGCTTGGGAGCCTTTGGTGCTCCAAGGTGAAACGCAATCAGAAATAAGTGCGCCCAGCCAAGTCGAATTAAGCTGGAGACTTGGACCCAATTCCATCAGGTGCAAGCGACAGAAACAGCGAAGACAAACAGAGGCCACGTTTTCAGTAGGGGGAGTACAGTGAAGCCTCCAAAAAGGGGTCAGTTTCGCAGAAAGCCGTCTTAATCTTAGAAATTTGTCGAAAGGGGAAAATAAGGCTAATAGAACACACAACTCAGACTGAGATCCAGGATCGGATACATACCCTGGTCAGCTATAAGGAGCGTCCACTGTTCGAGAGCACATGGAGCCCTGGGAAGATGTCATTGGTTTGGACGTGGACGAAAGCGAAAGGTGTAGACGCAGACAAAGACGGAGACAGAACTTCAGCGAATATGCCAAGGTACGTCAAAAGAAATGAATTACCCCGGACTGGAGTCGGAGGCGATGGGGAGGGGGATGTCTCGAGGAGGGAGTGGAAAAGTGCTCCAGCCCCCAAGTCGCACTTtactgcaaatgcaaaaactttAGACAGGGAATCAATTGTTGTTACCTTGTTTTATTTCGCCCAAGACACGCAACAACAATGGAACCGTCAAAAGGGAGAGGCCAAGATGGAGAACACGGCGAGAAGACATTCTAATAGTACAATGCCTCGGGTCGACAGGGCGTATTAAAATGTAGCAGCAAAGGATATGAGCCACCATCAAAGAGTCCTTATCTATAGAGCTCCAACAAGTAAAACTCCTCCAACTTACAGCTCAAGTTCTTTTATATGAATTCTAGATCACAACCCCATAATAtgctttgtatttttataaccAGTAGCTTGCGGGGTTATATGCGCAATAAATTTTATGATCGGAAATTCGTATGCGATAAGTACTGTTGCGAGTTAGGATCATAAATGTTTTATCTTCGAAAaccagtttttggttttgcttatGGTATAAGTTCGACAATGTTGATCAAATACTTAAAGTTTAAGCAGAAATAAGGATAACAACTTTTACTAGGCtagtttttctcgcagtgcctCTGGTAACTAGCAACAAATGGGCAGTCGGCAGTTGGGGGCGTGACAGCAACCGTGAAAAGAACTCGAGGATGACAGTTATGGGTTACAAAGGCAAGGattgaatcaaataaataaacgcgCAAGGTTCTCGTCATGGAGCGCGACTCACTGGGTCGGATACACGGGGCGGGGATTTATATGGGATTCGATTGAACGGGTTGAGCTCCGCGCGGGGGCAGGGATtcgggcatgggcatgggcctGGGGGTAACCTtaccacgtccacgtccacgtccatgtCAAGTTTGCATGCGGCTGCAGGTAATTCCCCATTTCACCCGCCTTTACATAATCACAACAAATGAACGAGGAAAGGCGACGGATGGCGAATCTATTAGCATAAGGGCGCATAAAACGGCGCCGTAGCCGGATCCGGCTGGATTCCATCGAGGATTCGCACTCGTCGACTCAGTTGCAGTGGAGCCGTGGAGCCGCGATGAACGTCTGGAAAGCAAAGGTCCTAACGGAAGTCCCTTTCGGACACGTCCTCATCGTCAGTGGACGCGTCAAGCCTCATCCGAATAAGTAAATGCTGTTATCCTTTGGATACCCGGTTCTCCAGCAAAAGAATACTACTGTACCGCTTTCATCTGAGTTAAGGTTTAAGTTTCTAGCCATCAAACAGAGGCAGTGGGTTTAGTTATTCcagttaaattatgtttttaatactCTATATACGTGCAAAGCTGTTGAgttcataaattattagcaACTAATTCCAATTAGTTCAATTACTCATTGCGATTAGGTATAAACTGTATTCAAATTATCTGATTATTGACTAAACAATGCAATTCTAATGCCAACGAAAAACTTTCAAGGCTCTGCCAAAGATTTGCCTTCATGCAGATAAATGAAGTTGGTATCCTTTGCGAAATGAGTGGAGTGCCGAGTATCCTTAAGTCGATGACATGAACTCCAAATCCCTAATTTCTCACTAACGAAACCTCTCGAATTGCGGACAGAATTTCGCTGGACCTCACGGACAATGTGAACGCGCAGAACGAGAGCGAAACGGTGTTCCTGAAGATCGAGGCCAACTTCCGCGAGGGCCAGATCATCCGCAGCATGTTCCAGCCGGGCGAGGGATGGCAGCAGGAGGAGATCTCCAAGAACTGGAAGTGCGACGGCCCCAAGAATCCGCTGCAGCCGGGCCAGAGCTTCACCTTCCGGGTGGCGGTGCTGCAGCGATGCTTCGAGATCTACGTGAACGATCAGCTGTACGGGTCCTTCGAGTTCGTGAAGTTCCCCAAGCAAATCAACTACGTGCGGACCTACGGGGACTTCGAGAAGATCACTCAGTTCCACCACCGCATGCTCTTTCCGCTCGTCTTCCCCAGAACGCTCATGTGTCCGGACAAGGTGGCCTTCCAGAGCGACGTGCCCAGGCGATACGAAACCGGCACTGTGGTGGCCATGGAGTGCATCGCCAAGGGGCCACCGACCACGGAGTTCTCCATCTGCTTCCAGTGCAACGACACCGGGAGGACGGTGCTCCGCTTCCACGTGAACTTCGATCGGACAACGGTGTCACGCAGCTACCAGCGCGAAGACAACAGGTACAATGGAGTCCAAGACTCCAATACATAAATTTAGCTAAATATGAATAGAAGTCTTCAACTTTACATACTTGTTCTAGCTTTGCCTTAAGCGACGAGGAGACCGAGGGCGAATTCCCATTTGTGCGCGGAAAGCTCTTCAAGATCGCCTTTGGGCTCGGGGATCGGGCTTTCCTGATCGCAGTCAACGGTCAGTACTTCACCTACTACAACTTCCCTGGACGCCCCTTCTCCATATCCACTTTGAAGTGTTTCACCAACGAAGTGGGCGACTTCGCCGTGAGGAGCATGGAGTACCACTCGGATTCCCCGCTTCTGTCCCGCGTGGAGAAGTTGTCCATCATTTAATCGAAAGTGATTCCAGAAGTCTTCTTAATCGATTCGATGTCTCGTAGTATGCTCTTTGTTCAATCGTTGGCTTTGATCACCGTACAGCACCAGTTAACTTCTTATTGTGAgcatataaataaagcaaagcaGCTCTCCAAACTTACAAAGTAATACCTAAGCTTACAGTTTTTGAACTACAATCTCATCATCAACAAATAGCTAGTGTCTTCCTAATAGCAAGGGTTAACCCCTCTTAAAAATTTAGGGGTTTTCTCGGCTACAATTGATCACAATCAGGGGATCCTTTggatataattttattaaaacaaattattgcCGGCGCCTCCCCTTTTTGCCTGGATCAGCATCAGCTTAagcatccgcatcagcagGAGCCACGTGCTGCTCAACAGCTCCCATCTGGAGCTCCACTTAGGTTAGTCTTAAGGTTAGTTCTGGTTTGCACACTCCTGCGAGCGAGTGCAAGGTATTGGAGCCAATCCGATCGCTGGTGACCAGGATTAGCATCCTAGACGGAACTGCTGATGTCTGTCTCTCTATAACGCTAGATCCTCACTATGgaatatgtgtatatgtatatggtaaTCGTATGTCGATCCTAGAAGTAGCGGAACTCGCCCTTCTTGCCCAGATGCTTGCTGCGCATCATGTCGGTGGGATCCGGCGATCGCTGTTCCATGCCGGGATTATCCTGGGTTAAGATAAT
This genomic stretch from Drosophila teissieri strain GT53w chromosome 2L, Prin_Dtei_1.1, whole genome shotgun sequence harbors:
- the LOC122614818 gene encoding uncharacterized protein LOC122614818 encodes the protein MNVWKAKVLTEVPFGHVLIVSGRVKPHPNKISLDLTDNVNAQNESETVFLKIEANFREGQIIRSMFQPGEGWQQEEISKNWKCDGPKNPLQPGQSFTFRVAVLQRCFEIYVNDQLYGSFEFVKFPKQINYVRTYGDFEKITQFHHRMLFPLVFPRTLMCPDKVAFQSDVPRRYETGTVVAMECIAKGPPTTEFSICFQCNDTGRTVLRFHVNFDRTTVSRSYQREDNSFALSDEETEGEFPFVRGKLFKIAFGLGDRAFLIAVNGQYFTYYNFPGRPFSISTLKCFTNEVGDFAVRSMEYHSDSPLLSRVEKLSII